The window CGTGCGGTCGGCGAAAAGATCCGCATCGCATACGACCCGGCGGCGCCCGCTCGGATCTTCCCCGCGGACTCCGGGGACACCTCCGCCATCACGCGCTATTACCTCGAGCTTGCGGGCGCGGTCATCCTGGCCGTCCTCTATTCGCTCGTATGGACGGCCCGGTTGCTGCGGCTGCGGTCAACCGGCCAGCCAGGCCGGCCCGCGGCGGCGACCCTCTGGTCGGGCAAGGCATCCATGTTCAGCCGTAGTCCAGGCGCCGGCCCGAGCACCTGGCTCCGCCTCATCGAATCTCCGGGTTCGCCCCACCGCGGGGAACGAGAACTCGGATGGCAGCGGGTCATGTGGAACCCCGCGCTCGAACGACTCGAGCCGAGGACTCCCGTCACGCTGTCCGGCTCCATGACCACTCGCAGCCTGCTCGCGATCACGCTGCCCGACGGCACCCGGCTGTTGTCCATCGGCCGTCTGCGCCGTCGGCGACCGGACTGGCGATGGAACCTCGACCGCAGGCCGGCCGCCGACGGCCGGGCCTTCAAGCACCGTCGAGTCGTACCCGCGCTCTCCTGGGCGCTGCTCGGCGCGACGACCGGCGGGGTCGCCGTCGGTCTCGTGTCCGGGCACTGGATGTACGCCCCCCTTGGCGTCATCGTCGGCGCCGCGTATCTCGTGAACGCCTGGGCGCTCACCGGCGGCGCGCCCAGACTGCCGCTCCTCTGATCCCCGGCTACCCACGCTGTCTGGCCCATCACGCATGACCGGTATAGGCCGCGGTCTGCCTCTACGGGCAGCTCCGGCTGTTCCGCGAGGAGGTCATGCCGCTGGTCCGGCGCAGGCGGCGGTCCCGGTCGCGCAGTCGGCGCTGTGCCAGTCCCCTGCCGAGTAGAACAGCGTGAACGTCCCGTCGCGGGCGAGCATCGCGGGGCCTTCGATGACGCCGTGCTGCCACGGCAGGTGTGGTCACCCAGCTCGCCGCGGTCTCCCGCGCTCTCGACCGCGCGGGATTCAAGATCGTCGCTAGCGGCATGCGTCAGTGCATGACGGCCAGTGCCACCGACACTGCGCCCATGACCGAAGCCGAACTTTAAAAAGCTCTTCCTCGCACTGGCCTGACACCGGACCAGCCGCCTCGCCGAGCATCGCGATTTTCGCGGCGTCAAGGCCGGCACCGCGTCCGCCGATGACCCCGGTCGGCGTTCTCCCATCAGCGAGCGGCACGAGCCAACGCCCGTCACGCCCACCTCGTCATCTGTCCCGGCCGATGGCGGTGCGGGTGGTTGGTGCTCCCGGATCGGGTGACGGCGTGGGTGGTGCAGCCAGTGGCGGGGGCGGTGCGCTCAGACGGTGGTGGGGGTGAAGGCCTGCGCCCAGGCGGTGTATCCACCGAGCAGGTCGGACACGTCGCCCCGTCCGGCGGCACGCAGCACGCTCGCCGCGACGGAGGAGCGGTAGCCCCCGGCGCAGTGCACGACGACCGGCCGGTCGACGGGCACCTCGGCCAGGCGGCGGGCCAGTTCCGCGAGCGGGATGTGCAGCGATCCGTCGATCGCGCCCAGCGCGCGCTCGCCCGGGTTGCGCACGTCGAGCACGACGGGTGCGCCGCCCTGCTCGGGCTTCCGACCGATCGCGTCCCGCAGCTCGTCGGCGGTCAGCCGGTTGGCCGGGACGATCTGGCCGGGCGCGGCCCCGTCGGCCATCTCACGGAAGGCGCGCTCGGGCTCGCGCAGGTAGCCCGTGGCCTGGTCGAAGCCGATCCGGGCGAGCCGCACGACGATCTCCTCCTCGCGGTCGGGTGGAGCGATGACCAGCACCGTGCGGCCCGGTTCGACGACCATGCCGGCCGTCTCGGCGAACCGACCGTCGGCTGGGACGTTGAGCGAGCCGCGCAGGTGTCCGTCGGCGAACTCCCGCGGGTCGCGGGTGTCGACGACCAGGGCGCCCTCGGCGCGGGCCGCGAGGAACTCGGTGGTGGTCATCGACCGCGGCGGCGCCGTCGGGTCGAAGACGGCGTGGTCCTTGCGGTTGAGGACCGCGTCGAAGACGAAGTAGCCGGGCGCGGACGGCTGACCGCCGGTGACGAGGGTGAGGAACTGTTCGACGTCCATGGGCAGGCAGGCGTAGTTGGTGCGACGTTGACCGCCGATCGTGGAGGATCGTTCGGTGGACAGGTTCTTGCCGCAGGCCGAGCCGGCCCCGTGGGCGGGGAAGACGCGGACCTCGTCGGGGAGGCTCATCAGCTTGCGCTGCACGCTGTCGTAGAGCATCCGGCCCAGCTCGTCCGCGGTGACTCCGAGCGAGGCGAGCAGGTCGGGGCGGCCGACGTCGCCGATGAACAGCGCGTCCCCGGTGAGCACCCCGTAGGGGACGGCATCGGCGGCGTGCTCGTAGACGAGCACGCTGATCGACTCGGGCGTGTGGCCCGGGGTCTCCATGATCTGCAGGGTGACGTCGCCGAGGCTGATCCGGTCGCCGTCGGCGAGCTGGCGGATCGGGTATTCCGTGACGGCGCGGCGGCCGTAGCCGATCCAGGCACCGGTGGCGGCCGCGACCTCCAGGTGGCCGGCGGCGAAGTCCGCGTGGAAGTGCGTGTTGATCACGCCTTCGATGGTCAGCTCGAGCGTCTGGGCGTCGGCGAGGTACTCGGTGATGTCGCGGCGCGGGTCGACCAGCACGGCTCGGCGGCTGCTCTCGTCGGCGATCAGGTACGAGGCCTGGGACAGGCAGTCCAGGTAGTACTGGCTGAACAACACGATGCGTTCCCCCCTTCACACTCGGTCAACTTAATACCCATGGGGGTATCAATCGAAAATCGGCGACCTTCATTCCGGGCCGGCGCGGGTGGGCGGCGAGTTCGGACCTTGCGAGTGGTGCGGCCTCGGCGAGTCTTGCGCAATTTCGATCATGCGGACACGCGCCTCGACGAGGGTCCGCCCACTATACCCCCAGGGGTATAGTGGCCTCATCGTCGGCCACGTTCGAGGGCGTCATGGGACTCGCGCCACGTCCCTGGCGTGAACACCCGGCCGGGTGCGCTTCCGGTGCCCGGACTGTTGGCGAGCCGCCCACTGCGCGACCGAACCTCCGTCGCCGGGCTTGGAGGAGATATGAACAGTTCCGAACTCACCCGCCCGGCCGGCTGGGAACTGGAGCGTCAGGTCCGGTTCGCCGCTGGCCTGATCGTGCTCGTCGGCATCGTCCTCTCGGTCCTCGTGCCCCCGGTCCGCCACGTCGCTGGGGTCATGGGCGCCGGGCTCGCCCTGGCCGCGCTCGCCAACGCCTGCCTGCTGGGCAGGCTGCTCGCCAGGCTTCCCTACAACCCGGGTGCCGCCTGCGACCTGGCCACCATCGTCGGCCAGCCGCGGAACGCGCGGACCCCTGCGTCGAGCCGGCGGTGAGCATCGCCCTGACCATCGGGCTCGCCGTCGCCATCGGGGTGAGCCTGGGCCTGCTGGGCGGTGGCGGGTCGATTCTTGCTGTGCCGCTGCTGGTGTATGTCGCCGGCCTGCCGGTCAAGGAGGCGATCGCCACCTCGCTGTTCGCCGTCGGGGTCACCAGCGCGGTGGCGGTGCTGCCACATGCCCGCGCCGGACGGGTCCGCTGGCGCACGGGCCTGGTCTTCGGCCTCGGTGGAGTGACCGGCGCGTACGGCGGCGGCCTGCTCGCACAGTTCGTCCCCGCGGGGGTTCTGCTCACGGCGTTCGCGTTGATGATGCTCGTCACCGCCACCGCGATGATCCGAGGCCCCCGCACGGTCGAGAGCCGGCAGGCGTCGCACCCGCTGCCGGTGCCGCGGGTCATCGCACAAGGCGTCGCCGTTGGCCTTGTCACCGGCCTGGTCGGCGCGGGAGGCGGCTTTCTCGTCGTGCCCGCCCTCGCTCTGCTCGGCGGTCTGCCGATGTCGGCCGCCATCGGGACCTCGCTGGTCGTCATCGCGATGAACGCCGTCGCCGGCCTGGCGGGCGCCCTGTCCCACGTGGGCATCGACTGGAGACTGGCTGGCGCGGTGACGGCGGCCGCGCTGCTCGGCAGCATCCTCGGCAGCCGGCTCGCGGGCCGGATCCGCGAGAACCTGCTTCGCCGGGCCTTCGGCTGGTTCGTCGTCGTGATGGGCGGCTTTGTCCTCGCCCAGCAGCTTCCCACCGGCGTCTGGACCGAGCAGCGGTTCTGGGCCGCGACCATGGGCACAATCGTGATCGGCGTCGTCGTGGCACGTGCCTGGAGTTCGCGACGGCGCCGGGCCCGGGGCGCCGGCAGTCGTCACCGTCGCGGTGTTCGTCGCCGTCCGATCCGCGGTCGATCCACCTGCCAGTTGACAGCGGCGGACGGGCCGCTCGGGTCGGTGTTACCGGTGAGGCGGTGTGGCAGCCTCGTGGACATGACGACGACTTCCGGGGCGTTTCCGGTACCACGGCTGGGTGGACGCGGTGTGCCTCTGGTGGGCACGTGTCGCATGTACGTGTGCGGGGTGACGCCCTACGACGTCACGCATCTCGGGCATGCCTTCACGTTCGTGTGGGCGGACGCCGCCGCGCGAGTCCTGCGGCTGACCGGGGTGGACGTAGAGGTGTGCCGGAACGTGACCGACGTCGACGACGTGCTCACCGCGGCGGCGGCCCGTCGCGGTGAGCCCTACGACCGGTTCGCCGCCGTCACGCAGTTCCGCTTCGAGCAGGACATGACGGCGCTGGCGGTGCAGCCTCCGCGCAGTGAGCCCCGCGCGCACCAGTTCGTCACACAGGTCCAACGCCTGGCCAGCGCGCTCGTCGACATCGACGCGGGATACGTCCGGGACGGCGCGGTCTACTTCCGCGGCGCGGACGCCGCGCGGCGGGCGGGCCTGTCGCAGGCGGAGGCGATCGAGCTGGCCGCCGAGTACGGCGACAACCCCGACGACCCCGGCAAGCTCGATCCGCTCGACGTCGCGGTCTGGCAGCCCTCGGGTCCCGGCGACCCCGCCTGGGACAGTCCCTGGGGTACCGGCCGGCCGGGATGGCACGCCGAATGCGCGGCCATGGCCCTGAGCACCTTCGGACCGGCGCTCGACCTGCATGCCGGCGGAGCCGACCTGCGGTTCCCCCACCACGCCTACGAGGCCGCCATGGCCGAGGCGGTGACCGGTGTCCGGCCGTTCGCGCGAGCGTGGCTGCACGTCGGCCTCGTCTCCTATGAGGGCCACAAGATGGCCAAGTCGACCGGCAACCTGGTGCTCGTCCGGGACCTGCTGGGACACACGCCCCCCGCCCACATCAGGACGATGCTGCTCGACCGCCCCTACGACACCGCCTGGGAGTACACCCCCGCGGCCCTCGACGAGGCGGCGGACAGACTCGACGCGCTGCGCGTCGCCGGCGGCCGTACCGGACGCGCCGCCGCGAGGGCCGCCGCGCTCGCCGCGCTGCTCGACGACCTGAACATCTCCCGAGCCGTCGATATCGCGATCGAGGACGGCGGGGAAGCCGCCCATCTCGTAGCCTCCGTCCTCGCCCCCGCCCTCGGCTGACGTTTCGCGGCGTCCGAGAGCGGGCTCGAGGATGTCCCAGGCGAAGCCGCCGTCGGCGAACAAGTGGTGGTACTTCGGCCCATGTTCCGACCGTGGCCGCCCTGTCCCTGTCGATCACATCGCCACGCCGCCATGCTGCCGGGCCAGCCCGGGGCCACGGCCCGGCAGCCGGGAGGGTTGCGGTGTCGCCACCGGCCCGAGGGGGGAGGCCTAGGTCATGGCAGGAGGCAACAAGGGGCTAAGATGATCTTTCGACATCGCGCGGACGCGGGCCGGCAGCTGAGCCGGCGGCTGGCACATCTTCGCGGGCACGACGTGGTGGTGGTCGGGCTGCCCCGCGGCGGTGTCCCGGTCGCCTACGAGGTAGCGAAGGCGCTGGGCGCCCCGCTGGACGTCATCCTGGTTCGCAAGCTCGGCGTCCCGTTCCAGCCCGAGCTGGCGATGGGTGCCATTGCCGAGGGCGACATACTGGTCATCAACGAGCAGGCCCGGCGGCTGGCCGACATCACCCCGGAGGAGCTCGCCGCGGTCGAGGCCCGGAAGCGAGCCGAGCTCGACCGGCGGGCACGCCTGTTCCGGGGCACCCGGCCTCGCGAGCCGCTGGCCGGGCGTGTGGTCGTCGTCGTCGACGACGGAATCGCGACCGGGTCGACCGCCTCGGCCGCCTGCCAGGCCGTCCGCGCCGCCGGTGCTGCCCGGGTTGTCCTGGCCGCGCCGGTCGCGCCGCCGCCGGTGGTCGACCTGCTGCGCCGCGACGCCGACGAGGTGGTCTGCGTCGACACCCCCGAGGCCTTCTTCGCCATCGGCCAGTTCTACCTGGACTTCTCCCAGACGCCGGATGCCGAGGTCGTCGACCTGCTGCTGCGAGCCGCGGCGACAGCCCAGCCGGCGGCGCCCAGGGCCGCCACCACGGGAACGCACCCTGACCCTCCGGCCAGCGTGGTCGGTTCGCCCGCCCGGGAGATCGAGGTGGACATCCCCGCCGTCCCGGTACGCCTGGCCGGCCGACTCACCATCCCCAGCGCGGCCCGCGGCATCGTCGTGTTCGCGCACGGCAGTGGCAGCAGCCGGCACAGCCCCCGCAACCGCTACGTCGCCGACGTGCTCACCGCCGCCGGGTTCGCGACCCTGTTGTTCGACCTGCTTACCCCGGCCGAGGAGGTCGACCGGGCCGCGGTGTTCGACATCGCCCTGCTCGCCCATCGGCTCGTGGACGTCACCAGCTGGCTGCGCGGCGAACCGCAGGTGGCCGGCCTTCCCGTCGGCTACTTCGGGGCCAGCACCGGCGCCGCCGCCGCCCTGTGGGCCGCCGCCGAACCCGACTCCCACATCGCCGCCGTCGTCTCCCGCGGCGGCCGTCCCGACCTCGCCGCCTCGAGACTGGCCGCCGTGCGCGCCCCGACCCTGCTCATCGTCGGCGGAGACGACGACCTCGTCCTCGAGCTCAACAACCAGGCCCAGGCGCAGATGCAATGCGAAAGCCGCGTCATGGTCGTCCCCGAAGCCACCCATCTGTTCTCCGAGCCGGGCGCTCTGGAGACCGTCGCCGCGCTCGCGCGCGACTGGTTCGTCCGCCACCTCGACCTGGTCGCGTCACACCGTGGCGGCTGACGAACCGCGGATACTCACCAGCACCAGCCACCCCCACCTCGGCCAGGCGGCGGCGGGCGCGAACCGGGTGAAGACCCGGTCAGGCGGCTACTGACCCGCGGCGCGCTCGTGCAGGTAGGCGACGAACGATTCCACTGTGGACAGGCGTCCGATGTCGTCTTCTGGGATGTCGATGCGGGCGCTGCGCGCGACGGTCTCGATCAGCGACAGCATGTCCATCGAGTCCAGGTCCGCGGCCCGCTGGAGGTTCGCGTCCTGGTCGATCCCGTCAAGGTCGACCTCCGGGGCGATCTCGGCCAGCGCCTCGGTCAGGAGCTGGCGGGCTTCCTGGTCGGTCATGCGGCCGCCCCTGTCGACGGTTTTCCGGTCTGCCGAGCCAGTCGGCGAGACTGGACAGGAACGCTCCGCCGCGGTGGCCGTCGCTGGCCCGGTGGTCGGCGGCCAGGGTGACGGTGACGGCCGGACGGACGCCGAGGCATCCGTCGACAGCCCAGGGCGGTTCACTGATCCGGCCGAGGCCGACCATGGCGACCTGAGGCGGGTAGATCACCGGCAGGACGCTGTCGACGCCCAGTTCACCGAGGTTGGTGACGGTGATCGCCGGGTCGGTGAGCTCGTCCCGGGCAAGCCGGCCGTGGATGCCGTTCCCCCGCCCGCGTACCGCTCGATCGGGTCGTCGAACCTGTCGGCGATGGCGGCCGCCTCCCGGATCTGGTCGAGCTGCTGCGGAGTGCGCCGCTCGGCGGCGAGCCGGGCCGCGGGCACCTCCAGCAGGTCACAGACCTCGATCATCTGGTCGACGGTCACGAGATCGACGCCCGAAAGCGGGCCGAGGCCGCCCAGGCTGGCTCGACGGTGACACCGTCGCGTTCGTCGTCCCAGGCCACGGCGCTGATCCGCCACCCGCCGGTTGTCCGGACGAGCTGCAACGTCTTCATTCCGCGGGCAGTGAAGGGGGTCCCGTCCTGCACACCGGCCTTGGCGTAGCTCCCGAGGTGCTGGGCGATGTCGCCGAAGACAAAGGTCTGCCCACGCAGCTCCCACTCGGTGAAGTCGATCAGGGTACCGCCGGTGAGCAGTTCCCGTCGGGGAGCGATGAAGCTTTCCACGTCATAGACGGCAGGCTCGCGACCACAGGTCCGCACGATCACCGCATCGGGAAGGAACAACATGCGCAGCTCGTCGAGGCGGCCGGCGCAGCCGGGACCAGAGGTGAATGCACCGAAGAAGGTCCGCACTATGCCGGCGATCGCCTCGTGGTCAGCCGTCGTGCCCGTGCCCGGCAGGTCGTCAGACAGACCATGTGCGATCACGCGGTGAGCTTACGGCGGGCGACGCTGCCAGCAGAAGACTCGTCGGATCGTCGGATCGTCGGGCGAGGTTCCGGCGCACGGCCCGCCCCAGCCGGCCCGTTCATGATCTGGTGGGATCGTCGGAGCTGGAGCTCCCAAAAGTCCACCAGATCATGAACGGCGCGGCGCCGAGGTTCGCACGCGGCAGCCGATGAGCCACGGGCGGCCGGCATCCGCGATAGGTCGGCCGCCGGCCTGGACAAGTGGATGTTCTACATCGGCCACGAGGAGTCCACCCGCGACGAGGAGCTCCGGCTGTTCTGCGAGGTGGTCATGCCGCTGGTCCGGGCCGGCTGCGGCTGACAGCCGCGCCCGCCGCGACCGGCATCTCCACGCGGCCGGCCACGGGCACGGGCACAGGCACGGTCGAGGGTGGGCGAACGGTGCCCTGGTGGAACAAACCGCCCGCCCGGCACCTACGGTGTGGCTCGTGACGGAAGCTCGGCCGGGTTCGATGGGCCGCCTCGGCAGGTTCTGTGCGCGTCACGGGTGGTGGGTGCTCGCCGCCTGGATCGCGCTCCTCGTCGCCGCGACGGTCGGTCATCGCGCCGCGGGCGGGCACTACTCGGACGACTTCCAGCTGCCCCGCTCGTCGGCGCAGCAGGGTGCCGACCTGCTCAGGGCGCACGAGCCGCGGGCGGGTGGCCTGACCGGGCAGCTCGTCTTCACCATCCAGGACGCC of the Pseudofrankia saprophytica genome contains:
- a CDS encoding DUF3592 domain-containing protein, yielding MAGTFSSDRAPSETAPGDAGYPGGPRSWWRPETRVAVLALATALVAAVVVAGFSCRGLWAYHHARARATAQANGTITAVSSDGTIRLRWTDGAGVAHTRSVDVDGPRAVGEKIRIAYDPAAPARIFPADSGDTSAITRYYLELAGAVILAVLYSLVWTARLLRLRSTGQPGRPAAATLWSGKASMFSRSPGAGPSTWLRLIESPGSPHRGERELGWQRVMWNPALERLEPRTPVTLSGSMTTRSLLAITLPDGTRLLSIGRLRRRRPDWRWNLDRRPAADGRAFKHRRVVPALSWALLGATTGGVAVGLVSGHWMYAPLGVIVGAAYLVNAWALTGGAPRLPLL
- a CDS encoding MBL fold metallo-hydrolase; translation: MLFSQYYLDCLSQASYLIADESSRRAVLVDPRRDITEYLADAQTLELTIEGVINTHFHADFAAGHLEVAAATGAWIGYGRRAVTEYPIRQLADGDRISLGDVTLQIMETPGHTPESISVLVYEHAADAVPYGVLTGDALFIGDVGRPDLLASLGVTADELGRMLYDSVQRKLMSLPDEVRVFPAHGAGSACGKNLSTERSSTIGGQRRTNYACLPMDVEQFLTLVTGGQPSAPGYFVFDAVLNRKDHAVFDPTAPPRSMTTTEFLAARAEGALVVDTRDPREFADGHLRGSLNVPADGRFAETAGMVVEPGRTVLVIAPPDREEEIVVRLARIGFDQATGYLREPERAFREMADGAAPGQIVPANRLTADELRDAIGRKPEQGGAPVVLDVRNPGERALGAIDGSLHIPLAELARRLAEVPVDRPVVVHCAGGYRSSVAASVLRAAGRGDVSDLLGGYTAWAQAFTPTTV
- a CDS encoding YgaP-like transmembrane domain, with amino-acid sequence MNSSELTRPAGWELERQVRFAAGLIVLVGIVLSVLVPPVRHVAGVMGAGLALAALANACLLGRLLARLPYNPGAACDLATIVGQPRNARTPASSRR
- a CDS encoding phosphoribosyltransferase family protein; this encodes MIFRHRADAGRQLSRRLAHLRGHDVVVVGLPRGGVPVAYEVAKALGAPLDVILVRKLGVPFQPELAMGAIAEGDILVINEQARRLADITPEELAAVEARKRAELDRRARLFRGTRPREPLAGRVVVVVDDGIATGSTASAACQAVRAAGAARVVLAAPVAPPPVVDLLRRDADEVVCVDTPEAFFAIGQFYLDFSQTPDAEVVDLLLRAAATAQPAAPRAATTGTHPDPPASVVGSPAREIEVDIPAVPVRLAGRLTIPSAARGIVVFAHGSGSSRHSPRNRYVADVLTAAGFATLLFDLLTPAEEVDRAAVFDIALLAHRLVDVTSWLRGEPQVAGLPVGYFGASTGAAAALWAAAEPDSHIAAVVSRGGRPDLAASRLAAVRAPTLLIVGGDDDLVLELNNQAQAQMQCESRVMVVPEATHLFSEPGALETVAALARDWFVRHLDLVASHRGG
- a CDS encoding acyl carrier protein produces the protein MTDQEARQLLTEALAEIAPEVDLDGIDQDANLQRAADLDSMDMLSLIETVARSARIDIPEDDIGRLSTVESFVAYLHERAAGQ
- a CDS encoding 2-oxo acid dehydrogenase subunit E2, which produces MHGRLARDELTDPAITVTNLGELGVDSVLPVIYPPQVAMVGLGRISEPPWAVDGCLGVRPAVTVTLAADHRASDGHRGGAFLSSLADWLGRPENRRQGRPHDRPGSPPAPDRGAGRDRPGGRP
- a CDS encoding FCD domain-containing protein; its protein translation is MTVDQMIEVCDLLEVPAARLAAERRTPQQLDQIREAAAIADRFDDPIERYAGGGTASTAGLPGTSSPTRRSPSPTSVNWASTASCR
- a CDS encoding DUF4440 domain-containing protein; this encodes MIAHGLSDDLPGTGTTADHEAIAGIVRTFFGAFTSGPGCAGRLDELRMLFLPDAVIVRTCGREPAVYDVESFIAPRRELLTGGTLIDFTEWELRGQTFVFGDIAQHLGSYAKAGVQDGTPFTARGMKTLQLVRTTGGWRISAVAWDDERDGVTVEPAWAASARFRASIS